Genomic DNA from Paenibacillus donghaensis:
GCCGTGCTTAAATGGAACGATGAAGCAGAAGAACCGTCTTTTGCAACTGCCGTGAAGTCTTCACCGGCCACAGAAGATGGAATTTGTATTTATTACACGCCACAATGCCCCTTTGCCGTTGGAATATTGGAGGATTTGCGGACAGTAGCGAAGAAGAGAGGCATACCGTTTACTGCCCAACTCCTTACTACCAAGGAAGCAGCCCAAGCCGCCCCCTCGGTATGGACAACCTTCAGCCTGTTCGTAGACGGCAAGTTTATCACCCATGAAATTATGAGTCCCAACAAGTTTGCGAAGCTGCTCGACAGCGTTAAATAAGTAGAAACGGCTTCGCCGCCCTCTGTAAGAGGCGGTGTCCGCTTCAGCGAGAAATAGAAGGATAAAGGATCGCGGATAACATATACTTTCTTATATTTTAAAATAGATGCAGGGAGGAAGAACCTTGAATTTAGCTTATCTTGCCGCCTCCGAGGTGATCCGGCTGCTTGAACAGGGCGAGGTTAATTCCAGGCAGCTGTTGGATTATTATTATGGCCGGATTGACCTTGTGAATGAACAACTTAATGCTGTGGTACAGCAGCAGCGGGAAACCGCCTACGCTCAGGCGGATCAGGCGGACCGGGATAGAGCGGAAGGCATAAAGTATGGACCATTGCATGGTCTGCCCCTTACGGTAAAGGAGTCTTTTAATGTTAGCGGGATGCTTACAACCTCCGGGGCTCCGCACCTAAAACATAACAGGGCTACAGAACATGCGGCCTCGGTGCAGCGTCTGGTTCAAGCCGGAGCCATTATCCTGGGTAAGACCAACGTGCCGACGATGACTTCAGATTGGCAGACGTATAACGACCTCTACGGAACGACCAATAACCCCTGGGACATAAGCTTGACGCCAGGCGGTTCGTCCGGAGGCAGTGCCGCCGCTGTGGCTGCAGACTGCACGCCAGTAGAATTCGGCAGCGATCTGATCGGCTGTCTGCGGATTCCAGCGCATTATACCGGTGTATATGCCCACCGTTGCAGTCTAGGTATGCTGTCACTTAAAGGACATGTACCCGGCAACCCTCCCGGTGATCCAAGCGAACCCGATTTGTCGGCAGCCGGACCCATGGCCAGAAGTGCCGGAGATCTGCGGTTGATGATGGATGTACTATATGATCCCTGGGTAGAAGTGCCTGTTGCTCCTGATTTCCGTAAAAACACCCTAAAGGAGCAGCCAAAAATTAAAGTGCTTACCTGGTTTGAAGCACCGGGGCATGAATTGGATGATCGGATCAAACGAAGATATGCCGATTTCACAGAAGCTTTGTCCGGCATGGAGGGTATGGAGGTTTCTCATGGAATGCCTGCAGAAATCCAGATGGATGATTTATTCGAACTAGCCATGAAGCTGTCCGGACGGCTTGTGGGCACCTCATTAAATTCC
This window encodes:
- a CDS encoding amidase family protein, which produces MNLAYLAASEVIRLLEQGEVNSRQLLDYYYGRIDLVNEQLNAVVQQQRETAYAQADQADRDRAEGIKYGPLHGLPLTVKESFNVSGMLTTSGAPHLKHNRATEHAASVQRLVQAGAIILGKTNVPTMTSDWQTYNDLYGTTNNPWDISLTPGGSSGGSAAAVAADCTPVEFGSDLIGCLRIPAHYTGVYAHRCSLGMLSLKGHVPGNPPGDPSEPDLSAAGPMARSAGDLRLMMDVLYDPWVEVPVAPDFRKNTLKEQPKIKVLTWFEAPGHELDDRIKRRYADFTEALSGMEGMEVSHGMPAEIQMDDLFELAMKLSGRLVGTSLNSRQRLTASLASLGLRASRLVTKAFPEGLDEYYRAMNQSEVEQEETDRLRQEYNRVITSLLQEYDVLLLPISPVLAIPHMQQAVHRRILEVNGRATGYNEHLIWNILATVFGLPATILPLPCANAELPCGIQIISGHFKDHISIDFAEVCEPLTGGFQIPPGYL